Proteins encoded together in one Microbacterium sp. ABRD28 window:
- a CDS encoding helix-turn-helix domain-containing protein, with protein MKALLMKLSAMDSDAEAALRVIAYFDALTLRSATPEMIVRGTAALAETAAGLRTEDGVEHRFAPDGRRLSASSDGRPRREQHAGSTTVWLEREAEPAAMDDLILERFALAVRAVGSDRGERNDTVDSALVETALSHREPLEERSLALRRLGLSSSAHACVVAIAPAGSFENAGEVGSGILGMLRRSHSARGAMLGGMSAAIVPLAATDPQTVREDFITSLRSALSAAPAPVRVGVGGAVGAFDAHRSWAQARLALRFSSPNRLDAAVIDADQLGALSALSTVDAAVWQRDPRVCTLQDFSTTENGRIDLAVLEMYLAHGSLRLAGSALHMHHSSVASRLARVEERLGLDLTNPQDVFDARLGLVALTLLETAGDQAETGATVTTDLA; from the coding sequence ATGAAGGCCCTCTTGATGAAGTTGTCCGCGATGGATTCCGACGCCGAGGCGGCGCTGCGGGTCATCGCCTACTTCGACGCGCTCACTCTCCGCAGCGCGACACCCGAGATGATCGTGCGCGGTACGGCGGCCCTGGCGGAGACGGCGGCGGGCCTGCGCACCGAAGACGGAGTCGAGCACCGCTTCGCTCCTGACGGCCGCCGACTGTCGGCGTCATCCGACGGACGCCCCCGTCGTGAGCAGCATGCGGGTTCGACGACGGTGTGGCTCGAGCGCGAAGCGGAGCCCGCGGCGATGGACGACCTCATCCTCGAGCGCTTCGCGCTGGCGGTTCGCGCCGTCGGCTCCGACCGGGGCGAGCGGAACGACACCGTCGATTCCGCCCTGGTCGAGACCGCGCTCTCGCACCGCGAGCCCCTCGAAGAGCGCAGCCTCGCCCTGCGGCGGCTGGGCTTGTCCTCCTCCGCCCACGCGTGCGTCGTGGCGATCGCTCCGGCCGGTTCCTTCGAGAACGCCGGCGAGGTGGGCTCGGGAATCCTGGGGATGCTGCGGCGCAGCCATAGCGCTCGGGGCGCGATGCTCGGGGGCATGTCCGCGGCGATCGTGCCGCTTGCCGCGACCGACCCGCAGACCGTTAGGGAGGACTTCATCACCTCACTGCGTTCGGCGCTGTCGGCCGCGCCCGCGCCGGTGCGCGTGGGAGTCGGCGGAGCAGTCGGCGCATTCGACGCGCACCGCAGCTGGGCACAGGCCCGCCTCGCCCTGCGCTTCAGCTCGCCGAATCGGCTGGATGCCGCGGTGATCGACGCCGATCAGCTCGGAGCGCTCTCGGCCCTTTCGACGGTGGATGCTGCAGTCTGGCAGCGCGACCCGCGCGTCTGCACGCTGCAGGATTTCTCCACCACCGAGAACGGGCGCATCGACCTGGCTGTGCTCGAGATGTACCTCGCTCACGGGTCGCTCCGCCTCGCGGGCTCGGCCCTCCACATGCACCACAGCAGCGTGGCCTCGCGCCTCGCCCGCGTCGAGGAGCGGCTCGGGCTGGATCTCACCAATCCCCAGGACGTGTTCGACGCGCGCCTCGGCCTGGTCGCGCTCACCCTGCTCGAGACGGCCGGCGACCAGGCCGAGACGGGTGCGACGGTCACGACCGACCTCGCCTGA
- a CDS encoding DUF305 domain-containing protein, which produces MSADARFAMMMIPHHEQAVKMSDMLLAKDDIDERVTSLAERIKAAQGPEIEQMEEWLDAEGIGMGDMDDMGMDGMGHSGMMSEGDMQALEAAEGEDAARLFLEQMIVHHEGAIEMSEDLIEDGEDAEMRALAESIVESQTAEIAEMQTLLQEI; this is translated from the coding sequence ATGAGTGCTGATGCACGGTTCGCGATGATGATGATCCCCCACCACGAGCAGGCGGTGAAGATGAGCGACATGCTCCTGGCGAAGGACGACATCGACGAGCGCGTCACGTCGCTGGCCGAGCGCATCAAGGCGGCGCAGGGCCCGGAGATCGAGCAGATGGAGGAGTGGCTCGACGCCGAGGGCATCGGCATGGGCGACATGGATGACATGGGTATGGACGGCATGGGGCACTCGGGGATGATGTCCGAGGGCGACATGCAGGCTCTCGAAGCGGCGGAGGGAGAGGATGCCGCGCGTCTCTTCCTCGAGCAGATGATCGTGCACCACGAGGGTGCGATCGAGATGTCGGAAGACCTGATCGAAGACGGCGAGGATGCCGAGATGCGGGCGCTCGCCGAGTCGATCGTCGAGAGCCAGACCGCCGAGATCGCCGAGATGCAGACGTTGCTGCAGGAGATCTGA